The DNA segment TGAACCTGGTTATTGCCACTCTTGCGGCCTCAATCTGCCTGTTTGTCACCCAGGCAGGCTCGAGCGCTTTCAGGCCATACTCACCAAAGGCGACCGTCGAGCCTCTTGTGGCTTTGCCTTTCATTCTTCCGCGCTGCTGCTTTCTATGCTTGACTCTCTTTGGCACTAACATTGGATACTTCCTCGCTTGGAACAGGAGCAGGAACCTCGCGCGGCTCCGTTATCTTGGGCTGCTTGAGAATCTCTCCCTTGAAAATCCATACTTTCACGCCCACGCACCCGTACGTCGTATGAGAAGTGGCCCTGGCGAAGTCAATGTCCGCCCTCAGCGTGTGGAGAGGAACTCTCCCTTCCCTGTAGGATTCGGTCCTTGCCATCTCGGCGCCGCCAAGCCTGCCGGAGGACGTAATCTTTATTCCCTTCGTGCCGCCTCTCATTGCGGACGTAATCGCCCTCTTCATGGCCCTCCGGAAAGACACTCTCTGTTCCAGCTGCCTGGCAACATGTTCCGCAACAAGCTGGGCGTCCGTGTCAGGCCTTTTGACTTCCTCTATGTTCAGAGCAACCTCTTTCTTCGTGAGATGTTGAAGCTCATCCCGCAATTGATCAACCTGGGTCCCTTTTCTTCCAATGACCAGGCCCGGCCTTGCCGCATGAATCGTGACCGTAAACTTGTCTGATGCCCTCTCAATCTCTATCTTGGAAATCCCCGCCTGGGAGAGTTTTTTCTTGAGATATGACCTGAGGAGGATGTCTTCTTTAAGAAATGCAGTATAATCCTTCTCAGCAAACCACTTTGAATCCCAGGTCTTGACTATGCCGAGTCTCAGGCCGATTGGATTTGTTTTCTGACCCAAACTAACACCTCCATAGTGAACAACTGATGTCCCAATCCAACTTCAGCATCCCCTTGACCCCTTGACCCCCTAACCCTTGTCTCTCACCCTTTCGGCTCTCGCACATCGACTATGATCGTGATGTGACTCGTCCTTTTCAAAATAGGTGTGGCTCTTCCCTGCGCTCTCGGAAGCCAGCGTTTGAGCGTTGGGCCGGGTCCGACCCAGGCTTCTTTCACGAAAAGG comes from the Candidatus Eisenbacteria bacterium genome and includes:
- the rpsC gene encoding 30S ribosomal protein S3 produces the protein MGQKTNPIGLRLGIVKTWDSKWFAEKDYTAFLKEDILLRSYLKKKLSQAGISKIEIERASDKFTVTIHAARPGLVIGRKGTQVDQLRDELQHLTKKEVALNIEEVKRPDTDAQLVAEHVARQLEQRVSFRRAMKRAITSAMRGGTKGIKITSSGRLGGAEMARTESYREGRVPLHTLRADIDFARATSHTTYGCVGVKVWIFKGEILKQPKITEPREVPAPVPSEEVSNVSAKESQA